The Oncorhynchus clarkii lewisi isolate Uvic-CL-2024 chromosome 12, UVic_Ocla_1.0, whole genome shotgun sequence genome segment acttgtCTTTTGTTGATCTTCGGCAGAACTCGTGATATTTTACATGCACAATGCAATGTATTCTGGCTCGCTGCTCTTCCTATCTGAGTCTCAAATTCCAAGTCATTTTCTGTAAATACTGTGATGTATTGTAACACAATAGACAACTGGGCCAGAGAGGCTGAATCTGAATATGGACTTATCAGTCACCAAACTCTTATGTGTATCCCTATTAGCGCTCTTCTTCTTGCACTTAACCTCTGTGAAGCCCAGCGACTTGAGGGTGTCTGAAATATGCGTAAGGCTATTCCCATCTCACATACAAGACATTGTTAAGCATTACCTCTGATCCCAGTCAACTCTTCACTTTCAACACAGTCATCTTGGAGTTCAAATGACACAATGCTTCGTTCACACACCAAAGTCCTTTTTATTCGTTTTTTATTGTGGGGAAATTGAGATGTGGAAAAGGAAACGGGTCGTGTGTACAGGGCGATGATGAGTAGTGGGCGGTCCAAGGTGAGTGGTTGGGTGATTGAGAGCTCGTGATTGGCTCATTTACTCCGCCTCCTTGTCCTCTCCGTGGGTGATAACGTAGCACAGGTTCTTGTAGTCCAGATTCCCGGCGACGTCCAGGGGGAAGTTTGTGAACATGTCTTCAACCTGGAAGGGTGAAGCACACAAAGGTCATGCAATGTCATGGGTTGAAAAACTGATTGGTAACTGTTTTCACCTTATGCTAATAATAATAGCACTCCAAGCGGAACTTGGTGTGTATCGATAGTTGAAATAAAAGTGAACACACATGCATCTCAAGTCACAATGTGGCATTCTAAGCCGAGATGAGACCAAAATATCCACTCATGCTTGTGCTTTATGCTATGAAAACGAGCTATGATACACACTTATTCAAAATGAATGCAAGTTATTTCTGTGAGTACATCAATATGCTTTTAAGAAAGGAATGCCATTGTCTTATAGGGTCTCATAATAGTACTGCGTTAGCTCATTGGAAGTAGATAGGTCTCCTGTACATAGTTAGAAGGGGACAGTGCTCTGGATGGGGGCTCTGATCAGATTCACTGTCTTTGTGATGAAATACAGGATCACTTTTGTGAGGACCAGATGGTCTGAAGGAAACGCTTGTTCCATAGCTTTACTGGGCCCTGATGGGGCTCAGGGTCAGTGATAAGTGGGTTAGAGATATAGTCTATGAAATGGACTTGTGTGATGGATGGGTCTCTGACAGGAAACGAGGTATAAGTCAACCAGTGAAAGTTGACTGATTCCAAACACAAATCCCACTGAGCCTCAGAAACTTGGGAGAAGGACATTACCTCAGCTTCGGTGAACTTGTCCGCCTGAGACATGATGTAATATTTGATACTGGAAAGGAAAATGATGACTTGTTAGATACAGTACATCAACCGTGACAGTGAGTTCTTTTCTCAGAGTTGGCTCCAAGAAGTTACACTTTTTTCTTTAATTATTTCCTAAAACACACAAGAAAAGGTCCCATTTTTCTACAAGAATCTATAAAACTACTGAAACTATTATTGATGGGTAATTATCAGCAACCATAAAAGAGAGGTTCAATAGATTAGAATTTAGTAATTTTTTTAAAGCAATTCTAATGCGTTATCTATTACTGTAGTAGTTATTGACTTCTTGAATAATTCCTAAAGCGACTTATTAGAGCATTTTAGGAATTTGATCATTACTAACTGTACCGCGTACACATTAGGGGATAGAGCGACAGGTACTGTTGTAACTTTGACAGTATTAGAATGAATAAAGTCCTTACTCCTCTCCCTTGAGGACTCCCTGTCCCTCGGGGTCGAAGATCTTGAAGGCATTAATAATGGTCTCCTCGGGGTCAGTACCTGAGAGAGAACACTTTTTTCAGACATACAGCTGGTCTGTCTAAACAGTGCACAGTGAAAAAATATCACTGAGGAAAATAGTCATTTGCCTCATGTCGGTCTGAATATGTGATTGTTATAAGCAATAGCTAGTCATAATATTTCAGTTTACATGTGATGAACCATATATGACATATGCAAGCCTTTGTGGCCATACAGTGGTGTGGCTTGACCTTTCAACTTCTCGCCAAACATGGAGAGGAAGATGGTGAAGTTGATGGGTCCAGGGGCCATCTTTAGCATCTCGTCCAGCTCATCATTACCCACGTTAAGACGGCCTGCAGAGACACACAGGACAGGAAGagatagaggtcagaggtcagtgggACCACTCACATGACCAGGTGGGAAAGTACAGCAGCACCAGAGCCATGTATTATTTATAGAGTTGGGCCAACTTCTAGAATGTTGAATATTGTTCTAATTCTGAACATTCAGTTACATAGCATCAGAGTCATATATAGAGAGAGTTTGGCCAGGTTTTAGAACGGCTGCCATGTTAACACCTTTATTCTCGAAATGTTGGTGATGTAACAATAGGATAAGAGCTCCTCTGACAATTCCCTATGGAATAATTCCCTATGCAAATAATCTAAACAGAGCAGCGAATTGAACAGACTATTTATTGATTAGCTTTCAGAATCCTGTGTATCCaagtctgtactgtgttgtggacTTGTGATGTCAACAAATTGCATATATGGTATCACTGGACATCTTCATAGGTTTTGCAAACTATCAGAAATAAACAGCACATTGCAGAAGTGTCAATTATTACTTAGCAACGGCTATGGAGGAGAAAGTGGCACTCTCTGAACGTTTATGTGATGTTAATTAGGTGCTAACATGGCTGCGATATAATTTTAAGTGTCATGTAAATGGTTCATAATGCTCATTATAGACAGATATTCCCCATGTAATGTTAATGAGGCgataacatggctgccatagaatgttgggtcatgtacagtaccagtcaaaagtttggacacacctaatcagggtttttctttattttgactattttctacattgtagaataatagagaagacatcaaaactatgaaataacacacatggaatcatgtagtaaccaaaaaagtgttaaacaaatcaaaatatattttatatttgagattcttcaaagtagccaccctttgccttgatgacagctttgcacactcttggcattctctcaaccagcttcacctggaatgattttccaacagtcttgaaggagttcccacatatgctgagcacttgttggtgcGTGTgcccaaacatttgactggtactgtaagtgcaTCATATTGTAGAAACCTTaatggcccaactctctaaatacatgACTCTGAGCAGCACAGGCGTTATGGTCAGAGATTGTTGTTTGGATCAGTCATTCTCAATAtaaatgtttgtgttttgtgGAAGCAATCATTACACTCATCGGAGATatctggaggacagagggaggggtaaCTTCTTGTCCAAGGAAGATAACTTCACCACCAATTTTATACTGCAAATGGCCGTTCTCCAGAGGAGTAAGCATTAGCCTTAGCTCACCCAGTGCACAGAATGTGTCCCTCAGGTCATTCTTGTCAATGAAACCGTCTCTGTTCTGGTCCATGATGGTGAAAGCCTCCTTGAACTCCTGGATCTGGGCTTGCTCAAACATGGAGAACACATTGGAGCTGGCCTCTGCTGCCTTCTTCTTTGCCTTTTTGGGTGCCTGAGATACACAGGGAAATGGCTATTACTTTGAGGTTATGATGAATAACAACAGCGTACATACATTTCAATAAAGTTTGCATACATTGACTTTGATTTTGAATTATTTGACAGTATCATGatatatataacagtaataatataatgactgttataaactgggaggttcgagccctgaatgctgattggctgacagtcgtggtatatcagaccgtatagcacaggtgtgacaaaacatagattttttactgctctaatcacattggtaaccagtttataatagcaataaggcacctcaggggtttgtggtatatgaccaatataccacgactaaagGTTGTGTCCAGGCacatcgtgcttaagaacagccctaagctgtggtatattggccatataccacacccccttgggccttattgcttaattatattcCATAAATTATAATAATGAATGATAAGTAAGACTAATGACATAAATTACATTTACTGCGTTTTGCTCATTTCAAATGCATAACCAAAACTATGAACATCTAACATTGAACTACAGAGCACAGCAAAACTACATGGCTATTAATGTCTCTAATTAAACGTATAACTTTTAGAGCATGCAAGCTTTCAATATTGAAGAGCCACAGTTCACAAATGTTTACAACACACTGTAGTAGAGGTCAAGTGTTGCAATCAACAGAGTCAGGCACCCCAATGGCGTTCCTGCTCTTTACATTGATTGGATACACTGTGGAGATGGTTAGGGCATATTATTATTAGGTCTGACTTTTATAAGATCTAATAATCACAGTTATTACTAACCTTCCAATATATTATTTCTTCTTATCATTCAAACATGTTTGGTATGCAATCAAGCTCCCCCATCACTACAGTTTGGGATTTTAATTACGGTTGGCAAGAAATTTACTCCGTTAATTTACCATTCCGCACAGCTGTTATCAAATATACGAGTGTTCGAACGATCCTTGATTACCTCACTAAATAGAATCTTAATAAATGCATTTAAAAACATCAACACCTGTCTGCTTCTGAAGTAAGCTTAGCTTCTCCAAGAACTCTAAGCATCCTACACACCAAGAAAGTGAGACACTTAGTTAACCCCAAGGTGAAGACGAAGAcaagtagagagcagagagtgagggaggtgtCATTCTTACCATTATGTCAGGAGCTTCTCAGTTGTTCACTTACGCTTGAGAGGACACTAAAAAATGACCCTGGTCACTTATATAGCGACACACTTGGCTCCTCTGCCCACCTGCTCTATGTTTAGACAATGGGGGAACGTCACCCAAGGCATGCCAGCCATATAGAGGACTAACACCCACCGCCCCCAGCCCCCCATTATAATTGACCCATGCAGGGGTGCTGTGGCTCTGAACTGTTTATGTGACACCTTATTTTAGGAGCAGGGGCCACGGTCAGACAGTCAAATCCGGCCCCTATCCCCGAGGAGGGGACGGTGTGGGTAGTTGTGAGTATGTGTCAATGCCTCAGACTTCACAGATCCTGTAGTTAGGCCGGGTGCGACACCGCGTCTCAGCCCGCCAGATTACCACGGTAATGAATTGATACCCTTGTCTAGTTTGCGGTGGAAGGACACGCTTTGAACAGTTCTTGTGTGGCTTTTCATTAATAGGAGTGTTGGACACCATGGAATGACTAAGGTCACTGAGGTCACCGGGCTTTGTTGATCACTTAACCATTGTATTGTCTCACATTGAAACGTTATAATCAACCCCTAAGATATTTCTTTAGGGAGGTGAACAATTCATTTAGcaatcactacagagatgaataCAGGAAATAACATTGACACATTGATGTCAGCTGCACTCTCAACATAGCTCACTATTTTCAACCAATTCAGTTGTGCTCACTGCTCAACATTTGTATCTGAAACAGTATTTTGGGACCAAAGTATATAATTATTGGCAGCTTATAGATGTCCAGGTTGTATAAGCCAAACACCAGATACTTGATAGAAACATAAGCCCTTCAAATTGAACAGTCAAGCAAGAAAATAGCTCCTATTTACCTCAGTTGTACAGATATGGACCACTGTTGAGCTGGCGGCGCTTTATGTTTGTGTGGAAAACAGGTGACCATTGTTCTGTCAGACGGCAGTAACTCATCTCCACAGCTAAGCAACCTTGGAGAGAGGCCTGTTTTAGCTGAGtgataggttgtgtgtgtgtgtgtgggggcaggggggggggggggggggggggggcgtgtgtgtacagtaaaataaaatgttctggTATAACGGGCCTCAGAGAATGGGCTTGGGGAGACTGTGGAGAATGTCCTATTTGCTGTGGTCCCTGGCACGCCATTGATTGAACCAACAGGGTGAAGATATTTTCACCCAGAGGGCTACTAGGGGGTTGTGTCCATGTTGGGTGCTGCTCCAagcagaggtagaggagaggagtcaaGGTCTCCAGGGGCAACAATGCCATGGGCACTGCATTCCTCCAATAACACAGGCGGCTTGGGCTCCTTCCTGGCATGTGACGGACCCATAAAACTGGCCAGCGCTTTGAATCACTTCATTATTCTTGCACCCTCAAGGCCCTTCCCCATTACCACCCAGccctgtcaatcactgtattcgcATAATCTGTGTGGCCAAATGGACCACACTACCAGGCATGTCAATCACTTCAATAATTCTCCCCTTACTTTTTCAAGCGTCTCTCAAATTAGTATTTAGTCTTGTGAGAGTATACTCACCTTTGAGTATAGGCCCTATTATTAAACCTTTCCCAGTAAATGTTTTGAGTGTGTCGGCTAATCCCCTGACAGGGGTAAAGGTCAAGGATCCATCTGAACCACCTGCAGCTCACTCTGTTGTCAAAGGGCCTTGGCCAGCTGGATTGATTATAGGCTACTCTATCAGTCAGGTTTTTGGCGCCCCCTGGTGATTAAACTGCAGTAGGTAACTATGAAATTGACAACAAGCTCgtactgtacagacagacaccatATACTTAATTGCCCCCTTaacacttgtggagatctgagaggatttaaTAAGAGTAAGCAATATGGCATAACCTCTGCCAAGGAGGGCAAGCTTGAAAAATTACAAAAGGTGAATGAAAAGGAGAACTCCTAGATTCTGCAGAGATAATGCAAGATAAGGCAAAGGTACAGTGCTGTACATTAAGAAAGCTTTTTTTGGAGGGTAAAAATATGTTTATGACTATGTATACTGTAAGTGGTTTAGTTATATTTACCTCAGCTAAATTGTATTTTCACATGATTGCCAGTAGATGGCAGCGTATTCCCAGAGAAAGGCACTGGTCACGCTTGATACCATCTGAATTTAGAGTGAAACTAGACATAACCAGGTAGAGTGGATGAACCTCCATTTTAGATGTTAATCCGTTCACCTTGTTTACATATTTATGCAGTAAGTACCTGATTATCTTGTAAAAGAATTACAGCTATTTACCCcacataaataaataatcatttcTGTCTGATTTATAGTAATGAAAAATGATATGACATTAATAAACTATCAATTTATTCCAATGATGAACCTGTTCTTGTACCAATAATGGCACTATAATATGATTCAGATTCCAtctacacacaaacactcccacaGAGAAGCACACAAACCTCGCTGGGTGGCTTTCCCCTCGCCCTCCCAATTCCATTCATTTCCGATGTCTTCTAAAAGGCTAGCATTTCCTTAATTAAAATTTAATCCAGAATGCCGTCTCCTTAAAACGAGGACTAGCCTCCAGAGGAGTCttatttgattaaaaaaagaCGAGGAGGAGAAGTCCTGGGTAGATCTGCGTGTGGGGGAGACGGCCCTAATTGGGCTCCCAAGGGGGCCCTgcctgatagagggagagagtgtgtgtgtggggggggggggggggggggtagtggtaGCACCAGGCTCTGGTGGATTAGGAAAACAAATTGCCAGTGGGGAGGAAGGCGCTGGGATGAGCACTCCCTGAGCCCCTcgctgaggagaggggaggagcatAAAGCCGCAGGAGTCTTCTGGGGCCCTCCTCAACTCCCAATGCCCTCCTCAGCACCGCACTTCACTGCACTGCACGCCTGGACTACTGTCTGCTACAACTCCCTCTGCTgcactttcctctcttcccctgtaTGATTTCCGCTCTCttctttcccctttctctctctcctcatgtgtTAGCTATActtctgctccctctcctcctctcccttctgaGTTATACTTCCACAcggcacctctctccctctttcctctcactGTTCCTGGGTTACACTgcttcctctgttccccctctcccccctctgtcttcctcccttaCCCTGCACACTTGtatgaatgtttgtgtgtgtgtatgtgtgtgactgtctgacAGTCATACGAGGGAGCCCAGCCAGGGGAGATGGGGACAGGAAAACGTCTCCTTCTTAGTTCCCTCATGGCCTGTGTTCATTCAGCATGTCACAGCTATTGTTGTGTTCCATTGGCACAGCAATGCTTTGTTTGAATTAGCCCATGGCACAATTTCTATATTTTTATGTCTACAGTTTCAGTACATAATGTACTGTCATTTTGAATAGGAA includes the following:
- the LOC139423153 gene encoding myosin regulatory light chain 2, ventricular/cardiac muscle isoform-like; this encodes MAPKKAKKKAAEASSNVFSMFEQAQIQEFKEAFTIMDQNRDGFIDKNDLRDTFCALGRLNVGNDELDEMLKMAPGPINFTIFLSMFGEKLKGTDPEETIINAFKIFDPEGQGVLKGEDIKYYIMSQADKFTEAEVEDMFTNFPLDVAGNLDYKNLCYVITHGEDKEAE